A DNA window from Hydrogenophaga taeniospiralis contains the following coding sequences:
- the tatC gene encoding twin-arginine translocase subunit TatC, whose amino-acid sequence MSDPKDSTDELAGTEQPFVQHLMELRDRLLYGMAGLGICMALLAIWPGPSGLIDLIAVPIRAHMPPDAKLIAVGVFSPFFVPIKVLAMAALLLSLPWWMYQIWAFVAPGLYSHEKRFAVPLIVLGSLLAYVGIAFVQFFVLDKMFGFIQQFTPASVAATPDIASYVEAILSLYLAFGLAFQVPIVVVLLVKMNMVSVKQLKEFRGYFIVVAFIIAAVVTPPDVISQLALAGPMCLLYEVGIWGAQWFIKSTAAPEQTAEDAAK is encoded by the coding sequence ATGTCCGATCCCAAAGATTCCACCGACGAACTCGCCGGTACCGAGCAGCCGTTTGTCCAGCACCTCATGGAGTTGCGAGATCGCCTGCTCTACGGGATGGCGGGGCTGGGTATCTGCATGGCCTTGCTGGCGATCTGGCCCGGCCCCAGTGGTTTGATCGATCTGATCGCGGTGCCCATCCGGGCACACATGCCCCCCGATGCCAAGTTGATCGCAGTGGGTGTTTTCTCTCCTTTTTTCGTGCCCATCAAGGTCTTGGCCATGGCCGCCCTGCTGCTGTCGCTGCCATGGTGGATGTACCAGATCTGGGCCTTTGTGGCGCCTGGCCTATACAGTCATGAGAAGCGGTTTGCCGTGCCGCTGATCGTTCTGGGCAGCTTGCTGGCCTATGTCGGTATTGCGTTCGTGCAGTTTTTCGTGCTCGACAAGATGTTTGGCTTCATCCAGCAGTTCACGCCCGCCAGTGTGGCCGCGACCCCCGACATTGCGTCGTATGTCGAAGCCATTCTTTCGCTTTACCTGGCGTTCGGTCTGGCGTTCCAGGTGCCTATCGTGGTGGTGCTGCTGGTCAAGATGAACATGGTCTCGGTGAAGCAGCTCAAGGAATTCCGGGGCTATTTCATCGTCGTGGCGTTCATCATCGCGGCTGTGGTCACGCCGCCCGATGTGATCTCTCAACTCGCCTTGGCCGGCCCCATGTGCCTGCTGTATGAGGTGGGCATCTGGGGGGCGCAATGGTTCATCAAGAGCACAGCGGCCCCTGAGCAGACGGCCGAGGACGCCGCCAAATAA
- a CDS encoding Do family serine endopeptidase yields the protein MKRLWLVFAQSVTVLLAAFFVIATLKPDWLDRRALTTSVVPVLESATPATANENIAANGFRAAARAASPAVVSINTSKAPENNPQAADPWFRFFFGDQNPSQPQAGLGSGVIVSPAGYILTNNHVIEEADEIEVILNDGRKSAAQVIGTDPETDLAILKVDLKDLPVITLGDSDALSIGDQVLAIGNPFGVGQTVTSGIVSALGRTQLGINTFENFIQTDAAINPGNSGGALVDVNGHLMGINTAIYSRSGGSMGIGFAIPTSTARSVLDAIVKDGQVTRGWIGVEPQDLTAELAESFGIESGVGVIITGVLQNGPAAKAGIRPGDVITSVAGRSVGNVAQLLSAVAALTPGQAATLDVVRKDGKTRIDVIPGKRTQQPTVQEQR from the coding sequence ATGAAACGACTCTGGCTGGTTTTTGCCCAATCCGTGACCGTGCTGCTGGCCGCATTTTTCGTGATCGCCACGCTCAAACCCGACTGGCTGGATCGGCGCGCGCTCACCACGTCGGTGGTCCCGGTGCTGGAGTCCGCCACCCCGGCCACGGCCAACGAGAACATCGCAGCGAACGGCTTCAGAGCGGCCGCGCGCGCCGCGTCGCCCGCGGTGGTCAGCATCAACACCAGCAAGGCGCCTGAGAACAACCCGCAAGCCGCCGATCCATGGTTCCGCTTTTTCTTTGGTGACCAGAATCCATCACAGCCCCAGGCGGGGCTGGGCTCGGGGGTGATCGTCAGCCCCGCTGGCTACATCCTCACCAACAACCATGTGATCGAAGAAGCCGATGAAATCGAGGTGATTCTCAACGACGGTCGCAAGAGCGCCGCACAGGTCATTGGCACCGACCCCGAAACCGACCTGGCCATTCTCAAGGTCGACCTGAAGGACCTGCCCGTCATCACGCTGGGCGACTCGGACGCGCTGTCCATCGGCGACCAGGTGTTGGCCATCGGCAACCCCTTCGGGGTGGGCCAGACGGTGACCAGCGGCATCGTCAGCGCCCTGGGACGCACCCAGTTGGGCATCAACACCTTCGAGAACTTCATCCAGACCGATGCGGCCATCAACCCCGGCAATTCGGGTGGGGCGCTGGTGGACGTGAATGGGCATCTGATGGGGATCAACACCGCCATCTACTCGCGCTCGGGGGGGTCCATGGGCATCGGCTTCGCGATCCCCACCTCCACCGCGCGCAGCGTGCTGGACGCCATCGTGAAGGACGGTCAGGTCACTCGCGGCTGGATCGGCGTGGAACCCCAGGACCTCACCGCCGAATTGGCCGAAAGCTTTGGCATCGAGTCGGGCGTTGGCGTCATCATCACCGGCGTGCTGCAAAACGGTCCGGCCGCCAAGGCCGGCATCCGCCCGGGAGACGTGATCACCAGCGTGGCCGGACGCAGCGTGGGGAACGTGGCACAGCTGTTGTCCGCCGTGGCCGCCCTGACACCGGGGCAGGCCGCGACACTGGATGTGGTGCGCAAGGATGGCAAGACCCGGATCGACGTCATACCAGGCAAGCGAACGCAACAACCCACCGTGCAGGAACAGCGCTGA
- a CDS encoding DUF3149 domain-containing protein, which produces MKALVDLFSTDYGLFSIAGIVFMIGMVIWFYRFFMRKMDEGERAQH; this is translated from the coding sequence ATGAAAGCCTTGGTGGACCTGTTTTCAACCGACTATGGTTTGTTCAGCATTGCAGGCATCGTCTTCATGATTGGCATGGTGATCTGGTTCTACCGGTTTTTCATGCGCAAGATGGACGAAGGCGAGCGCGCCCAACACTGA
- a CDS encoding Nif3-like dinuclear metal center hexameric protein, with translation MSFSAPKDPQSPLPPPAVTREMLLGALDALLQPALYRDYGPNGLQVEGRGHIRKLVTGVTASRALIDAAVSSGADAILVHHGLFWRGQDGRVTGWMKQRLSRLLANDINLYAYHLPLDGHAALGNNAQLARQLGIDLYEGERGRFGEQSLGFIGRWSAPSAGALAAHVGRVLGRSVTLVAEPDRPIEHVALCTGGAQGYFESAIAAGADVFITGEISEPQAHYARECGVAYLACGHHASERYGVPTVGAHVAAQLGLAHEFIDIDNPA, from the coding sequence ATGAGTTTTTCCGCACCCAAAGACCCTCAGAGCCCGCTGCCACCGCCCGCCGTCACGCGGGAAATGTTGCTGGGTGCGCTGGACGCACTGCTGCAACCAGCGCTGTACCGCGATTACGGCCCCAACGGGCTGCAGGTGGAAGGGCGTGGCCACATCCGCAAGTTGGTCACTGGTGTGACCGCCAGTCGGGCGCTGATCGACGCGGCCGTGAGTTCGGGGGCCGATGCCATCCTGGTGCACCACGGGCTGTTCTGGCGTGGGCAAGATGGCCGGGTGACAGGCTGGATGAAGCAACGTCTATCGCGCCTGCTGGCGAATGACATCAACCTGTATGCCTATCACCTGCCGCTGGACGGCCATGCGGCGTTGGGCAACAACGCGCAGCTGGCGCGGCAGCTGGGCATTGACTTGTATGAGGGGGAGCGTGGCCGTTTCGGTGAACAGTCGCTGGGCTTCATCGGGCGGTGGTCCGCACCCTCTGCGGGCGCCTTGGCGGCCCATGTCGGGCGCGTGCTGGGGCGGTCCGTGACGTTGGTGGCCGAGCCTGATCGCCCCATCGAACATGTGGCTTTGTGCACGGGTGGCGCACAAGGCTATTTCGAAAGCGCCATTGCGGCGGGTGCTGATGTGTTCATCACCGGCGAAATATCCGAACCCCAGGCGCACTACGCTCGCGAATGCGGCGTGGCTTACCTGGCCTGTGGACACCACGCGTCCGAACGTTACGGCGTACCCACGGTCGGTGCCCATGTGGCGGCCCAGCTGGGACTGGCGCATGAATTCATCGACATTGACAACCCTGCCTGA
- the pdxA gene encoding 4-hydroxythreonine-4-phosphate dehydrogenase PdxA: protein MSTFPTSADLVGAPTTVESPVILTMGDPAGIGPEIVVKAFHERPELLRQVVVAGDVATLRRAARLVQADSESVAGRLMVAQLAVVSDFGQLPPGCMAVVQACDLPLPVPLGCISAAAGRAAADCILYGAQAALDGRARALVTAPIHKEALAAAGVTHPGHTEMLQALAAEHLGLGVTELPVRMMLSCPGLRTVLVSIHVSLRQALQAVTLDQVLQTLRITHRHFNAVGWPHPRIAVAGLNPHAGEGGLFGLEEIEVIEPAVRQAREEGIDASGPHAPDTVFMRARQGAFDVVLAMYHDQGLIPVKLLGLEHGVNTTLGLPFVRTSPDHGTAFDLAGTGRASAASLLAAVDAALSATRR, encoded by the coding sequence ATGAGCACGTTTCCCACATCGGCCGACTTGGTCGGCGCGCCAACCACTGTCGAATCACCGGTGATTCTGACCATGGGCGACCCGGCGGGCATCGGTCCGGAAATCGTCGTCAAAGCATTTCACGAGCGTCCCGAGTTGCTGCGGCAGGTCGTGGTGGCGGGTGACGTTGCGACGCTCAGGCGCGCAGCTCGTCTGGTGCAGGCGGATTCGGAGTCGGTTGCCGGGCGGTTGATGGTGGCGCAACTCGCCGTGGTGTCTGACTTTGGCCAGCTGCCACCGGGTTGCATGGCGGTGGTGCAGGCATGTGATCTGCCGCTGCCGGTGCCGCTGGGATGCATCAGCGCAGCCGCTGGGCGGGCGGCGGCAGATTGCATTCTTTATGGCGCTCAAGCCGCGCTGGATGGCCGAGCCCGCGCCTTGGTGACCGCGCCGATTCACAAGGAGGCGCTGGCCGCGGCCGGTGTGACACATCCTGGGCATACCGAGATGCTGCAGGCCTTGGCGGCTGAGCACCTGGGGCTGGGTGTGACGGAGCTTCCCGTTCGCATGATGTTGAGTTGCCCGGGCCTGCGCACGGTGCTGGTCAGCATCCATGTGTCGCTGCGGCAGGCGCTGCAGGCCGTGACACTGGATCAGGTGTTGCAAACGCTTCGGATCACCCATCGTCATTTCAACGCGGTGGGCTGGCCCCATCCACGGATCGCCGTCGCGGGGTTGAACCCGCATGCCGGCGAGGGCGGTTTGTTTGGCCTTGAAGAAATCGAGGTGATCGAGCCGGCGGTGCGCCAGGCGCGGGAAGAGGGCATCGATGCGAGTGGCCCACATGCGCCCGACACGGTCTTCATGCGCGCACGCCAGGGCGCATTCGATGTGGTGCTGGCGATGTACCACGACCAGGGTCTGATTCCCGTCAAGCTGCTGGGGCTGGAGCATGGTGTGAACACCACGCTGGGGCTGCCTTTCGTGCGCACCAGCCCCGATCACGGCACCGCGTTCGACCTGGCCGGCACGGGCCGAGCCAGCGCCGCGAGTCTGCTGGCCGCTGTCGACGCGGCGCTGTCGGCCACGCGGCGCTGA
- the mscL gene encoding large conductance mechanosensitive channel protein MscL — MGMMQEFKEFAVKGNVIDLAVGVIIGGAFGKIVGSLVDDVIMPIVGSIFGSLDFSNLYLALGKVPEGTAPTLAAMKAAGIPTLAYGSFISVALNFLILAFIIFMMVKQINRLKKTEAPAPAAPAAPPEDVLLLREIRDSLKK, encoded by the coding sequence ATGGGCATGATGCAAGAGTTCAAGGAGTTTGCCGTCAAGGGCAATGTGATCGACCTGGCGGTCGGTGTGATCATCGGTGGCGCCTTCGGCAAGATCGTGGGATCGCTGGTCGATGATGTGATCATGCCCATCGTCGGATCGATCTTCGGCAGCCTCGATTTCTCCAACCTGTACCTGGCTCTCGGCAAGGTTCCCGAGGGCACGGCACCGACGCTGGCCGCCATGAAAGCCGCCGGCATCCCTACGCTGGCCTATGGCAGCTTTATCAGCGTTGCGCTCAACTTCCTCATCCTGGCGTTCATCATCTTCATGATGGTCAAACAGATCAATCGCCTGAAGAAGACCGAAGCGCCCGCACCGGCGGCCCCCGCAGCACCGCCCGAAGATGTGTTGCTGCTGCGTGAAATCCGCGACAGCCTGAAAAAGTAG
- the petA gene encoding ubiquinol-cytochrome c reductase iron-sulfur subunit gives MSEATVDATVDSSRRTWLITSCAMGGVGAAAVAVPFVSSFQPSERAKAAGAAIEVDISTLQPGEKRVVEWRGKPVWIMRRTPEQLAALEKQEDQLADPNSDRKTYPTPEYAKNRHRSIKPEVLVAVGICTHLGCSPGDKFTPGPQPSLPDNWQGGFLCACHGSTFDVAGRVFKNKPAPDNLEVPPHYYLSDTTLLVGEEKKA, from the coding sequence ATGAGTGAAGCAACCGTCGATGCGACCGTCGATAGCAGCCGCCGAACCTGGCTGATCACATCCTGCGCCATGGGTGGCGTGGGTGCAGCCGCGGTCGCCGTTCCCTTCGTGAGCAGTTTTCAGCCGTCCGAGCGGGCCAAAGCGGCCGGCGCCGCGATCGAGGTGGATATCTCCACTCTGCAGCCTGGTGAAAAGCGGGTGGTCGAGTGGCGCGGCAAGCCGGTGTGGATCATGCGGCGTACCCCCGAGCAACTGGCGGCACTGGAAAAGCAGGAAGATCAATTGGCTGATCCGAACTCGGATCGCAAGACCTACCCCACGCCTGAGTACGCGAAAAACCGCCATCGCTCCATCAAACCCGAAGTGCTGGTTGCCGTGGGCATCTGCACCCACCTGGGCTGTTCCCCTGGTGACAAGTTCACCCCCGGTCCCCAGCCTTCTCTGCCGGATAACTGGCAGGGCGGTTTCCTTTGTGCCTGCCACGGTTCCACGTTCGATGTGGCCGGGCGTGTTTTCAAGAACAAGCCAGCGCCGGACAACCTCGAAGTTCCCCCGCACTACTACCTGTCCGACACCACCCTGTTGGTCGGCGAAGAGAAAAAAGCCTGA
- a CDS encoding cytochrome b → MAEFKEISPDAPLGQKALNWVDNRFPLSKLFNEHMAEYYAPKNFNWWYIFGSLALLVLVIQIVTGIFLVMHYKPDATTAFASVEYIMRDVPWGWLIRYMHSTGASAFFVVVYLHMYRGLIYGSYRKPRELVWVFGCAIFLVLMAEAFMGYLLPWGQMSYWGAQVIVNLFSAIPFVGPDLALLIRGDFVVGDATLNRFFSFHVIAVPLVLLGLVVAHIIALHEVGSNNPDGVEIKATKDDKGIPLDGIPFHPYYSVHDIFGVSLFLMVFSAIVFFAPEFGGYFLEYNNFIPADPLVTPLHIAPVWYFTPFYSMLRAITSEMMYALIACVLLGALLGVVKARLNMVMKGAVVGSAVVLVALMLAIDAKFWGVVAMGGAVVILFFLPWLDNSPVKSIRYRPSWNKWLYLVFVINFLILGYLGVQPPSPVGERVSQVGTLFYFGFFLLMPWWSRLGEFKPVPSRVTFHPH, encoded by the coding sequence ATGGCTGAATTCAAAGAAATCTCCCCCGACGCACCCCTGGGCCAAAAGGCACTGAATTGGGTTGACAACCGGTTCCCGCTCTCCAAGCTCTTCAATGAGCACATGGCCGAGTACTACGCGCCGAAAAACTTCAACTGGTGGTACATCTTCGGTTCGCTGGCGCTGCTGGTGCTGGTGATCCAGATCGTGACGGGCATCTTCCTTGTGATGCACTACAAGCCCGACGCGACCACGGCGTTCGCTTCGGTCGAGTACATCATGCGCGATGTGCCGTGGGGCTGGCTGATCCGCTACATGCACTCCACCGGGGCTTCGGCCTTTTTTGTGGTGGTGTACCTCCACATGTACCGTGGCCTGATCTACGGCTCGTATCGCAAGCCGCGCGAACTGGTTTGGGTCTTCGGTTGTGCCATCTTCCTGGTATTGATGGCGGAGGCTTTCATGGGCTATCTGCTGCCGTGGGGTCAGATGTCGTACTGGGGCGCCCAGGTGATCGTCAACCTGTTCTCGGCCATTCCCTTCGTTGGCCCCGATCTGGCGTTGTTGATCCGTGGCGATTTCGTGGTGGGCGACGCCACCCTCAACCGCTTCTTCAGCTTCCACGTGATTGCCGTGCCGTTGGTCTTGCTGGGTCTCGTGGTGGCTCACATCATTGCGCTGCACGAAGTGGGCTCCAACAACCCTGATGGTGTTGAGATCAAGGCCACCAAGGATGACAAGGGCATTCCGTTGGACGGCATTCCGTTCCATCCGTACTACAGCGTGCACGACATCTTCGGCGTGTCGCTGTTCCTGATGGTGTTTTCCGCCATCGTGTTCTTTGCTCCCGAGTTTGGTGGCTACTTCTTGGAGTACAACAACTTCATTCCGGCCGACCCGCTGGTCACGCCGCTGCACATCGCGCCAGTCTGGTACTTCACGCCGTTCTACTCCATGCTGCGTGCCATCACCAGCGAGATGATGTACGCCCTGATCGCCTGCGTGTTGCTGGGTGCTCTGCTGGGCGTGGTCAAGGCCCGGCTCAACATGGTCATGAAGGGCGCGGTTGTGGGGAGTGCGGTGGTGCTGGTGGCCCTGATGCTGGCCATCGATGCCAAGTTCTGGGGTGTGGTCGCCATGGGTGGCGCCGTCGTGATTCTGTTTTTCCTGCCCTGGCTGGACAACAGCCCTGTCAAGTCGATTCGCTACCGTCCAAGCTGGAACAAGTGGCTCTACCTGGTGTTCGTGATCAACTTCCTGATCCTGGGCTACCTGGGCGTGCAGCCGCCGTCGCCCGTCGGCGAACGTGTCTCGCAAGTGGGCACGCTGTTCTATTTCGGCTTTTTCCTGCTGATGCCCTGGTGGAGCCGCCTGGGCGAATTCAAGCCGGTACCCAGCCGTGTCACCTTCCACCCCCATTGA
- a CDS encoding cytochrome c1: MKKILMGFALALGLSGSVLAAGGGFPLDKAPNRTNDMAALQNGAKLFVNYCLSCHSAAFMRYNRLRDIGLNDKQIAENLTFATDKIGDTMKSAIDPRQAKAWFGANPPDLTVIARSRSSHAGTGADYIYTLLRTYYRDESKPTGWNNMVFPNIGMPNPLWQLQGERKPVHEKVESHGHEVELLKGWEQVKPGTLSEAEYDQNVGDLVAYLQWMSEPAQNSRVRIGVWVLLFLSVFTLVAWRLNASYWKDVK, from the coding sequence ATGAAAAAAATCCTTATGGGCTTTGCGCTGGCCCTGGGCCTGTCGGGTTCGGTCCTGGCCGCTGGCGGTGGGTTCCCGCTGGACAAGGCGCCCAATCGCACCAACGACATGGCCGCTCTTCAAAACGGCGCCAAGCTGTTTGTCAACTACTGCCTGAGCTGCCATTCGGCGGCCTTCATGCGCTACAACCGCCTGCGTGACATCGGTTTGAACGACAAGCAGATCGCGGAAAACCTGACTTTTGCCACCGACAAGATCGGTGACACCATGAAGTCGGCGATCGATCCGCGTCAGGCGAAAGCCTGGTTTGGCGCCAATCCTCCCGATCTGACGGTGATCGCCCGTTCGCGCTCCAGCCACGCCGGGACCGGCGCCGATTACATCTACACGCTGCTGCGCACTTATTACCGCGATGAATCCAAGCCCACCGGCTGGAACAACATGGTGTTCCCGAACATCGGCATGCCCAACCCTTTGTGGCAACTGCAGGGTGAACGCAAACCGGTTCACGAAAAAGTGGAAAGCCACGGCCATGAGGTGGAGCTGCTCAAAGGCTGGGAACAAGTCAAGCCGGGCACGCTCAGCGAGGCTGAATACGACCAGAATGTCGGCGATCTGGTGGCTTATCTGCAGTGGATGAGCGAACCAGCCCAGAACAGCCGCGTGCGCATTGGCGTGTGGGTGTTGTTGTTCCTCTCCGTCTTCACGCTGGTCGCCTGGCGCCTGAACGCGTCTTACTGGAAAGACGTCAAATAA
- a CDS encoding glutathione S-transferase N-terminal domain-containing protein, whose amino-acid sequence MMVLYSGTTCPYSHRCRFVLFEKGMDFEIRDVDLYNKPEDISVMNPYGQVPILVERDLILYESNIINEYIDERFPHPQLMPGDPVDRARVRLFLLNFEKELFTHVSMLESRSTKGNEKALEKARAHIRDRLTQLAPVFLKNKFMLGDNFSMLDVAIAPLLWRLDFYGIELSKNAAPLLKYAERIFSRPAYIEALTPSEKVMRK is encoded by the coding sequence ATGATGGTCTTGTACTCGGGCACCACCTGCCCCTATTCCCACCGTTGCCGTTTCGTCCTGTTCGAGAAGGGCATGGACTTTGAAATCCGGGACGTGGACCTGTACAACAAGCCCGAAGACATCAGTGTCATGAACCCGTATGGCCAGGTGCCGATCCTGGTCGAACGCGATCTGATCCTGTACGAGTCGAACATCATCAACGAATACATTGATGAGCGCTTCCCCCATCCTCAGCTCATGCCGGGCGACCCGGTGGACCGCGCTCGCGTGCGCCTGTTTCTGCTGAACTTCGAAAAGGAATTGTTCACGCATGTGTCCATGCTGGAATCGCGCAGCACCAAGGGCAATGAGAAGGCCCTGGAAAAGGCCCGCGCTCACATCCGCGACCGTCTGACACAGCTGGCCCCGGTGTTCCTCAAGAACAAGTTCATGCTGGGAGACAACTTCTCCATGCTGGATGTCGCCATTGCACCGCTGTTGTGGCGTCTGGACTTTTACGGCATTGAGCTGAGCAAGAATGCGGCCCCATTGCTCAAGTACGCCGAGCGCATTTTCTCGCGCCCGGCCTATATCGAGGCGCTGACGCCATCTGAAAAAGTGATGCGCAAGTGA
- a CDS encoding ClpXP protease specificity-enhancing factor produces the protein MSSIEQETPSTRPYLIRALHEWCVDHGFSPYIAVQVDASVQVPMEFVQHGEIVLNVSFDATSSLRLGNDFIEFKARFGGVAREIVVPVSHVVAIYARENGQGMAFPPPSLAASPAELESEALKSDAVTPDSTRSPNVQDRGTLRAVPNEGAPTESTDPLEPPPDGPSRGSGRPQLKRVK, from the coding sequence ATGAGTTCCATCGAGCAGGAGACCCCCTCCACCCGTCCGTACCTGATCCGCGCACTGCATGAGTGGTGTGTTGATCACGGGTTTTCGCCCTATATCGCCGTGCAGGTGGATGCTTCGGTGCAGGTGCCGATGGAGTTTGTCCAGCATGGGGAAATTGTGCTCAATGTCAGCTTTGATGCCACCAGCTCCTTGCGGCTGGGCAACGACTTCATCGAGTTCAAGGCGCGGTTTGGTGGCGTTGCCAGAGAGATCGTGGTGCCCGTGAGCCATGTGGTGGCGATCTATGCGCGCGAGAACGGGCAAGGCATGGCCTTTCCTCCGCCATCGCTGGCTGCAAGCCCTGCCGAGCTGGAGAGCGAAGCACTGAAGAGCGACGCTGTCACGCCGGATTCAACCCGCTCCCCGAATGTGCAAGACCGTGGGACGCTGCGTGCCGTTCCGAACGAGGGTGCTCCCACCGAGTCGACCGATCCCCTTGAGCCGCCACCAGACGGTCCATCGCGCGGAAGTGGGCGACCCCAGCTCAAGCGCGTCAAGTAA
- a CDS encoding DciA family protein yields the protein MSTAPRFHTMLSLEQAVGAAPSLAALQERIRASQQCMEQVQHLIPISLRRHVKAGPIQDTEWCLLVGSAAASTKLRQLLPSLQQTLTQNGAQVNSIRIKVQIPGQ from the coding sequence ATGAGCACCGCCCCACGATTTCACACCATGCTCAGCCTGGAGCAGGCGGTCGGAGCAGCACCCTCGCTCGCCGCACTGCAGGAACGGATTCGAGCATCCCAGCAGTGCATGGAACAGGTGCAACACCTGATCCCGATCAGTCTGCGTCGGCATGTCAAAGCTGGCCCCATTCAGGACACCGAATGGTGCCTTCTGGTTGGCAGCGCGGCCGCATCGACCAAGCTCCGCCAGTTGCTGCCCAGCCTGCAACAAACCCTGACCCAAAATGGGGCGCAGGTTAACTCAATTCGCATCAAAGTCCAAATCCCGGGGCAGTGA
- a CDS encoding M23 family metallopeptidase, giving the protein MHIIITDAWLAKSRALHLDSLKLLAAGVVASVLLMLGSVAAYHWVFLEGVRQGWPGFGPVARLVSQGEVDSKDVYMRENLDAMARKLGEMQARMLQIESLGERVAGLAGLNPQEFRTHQGAGGALISGRDLTLEELTQALDQLDTASGSRVDWLTVVESRLFDQKIQRTMVPTEQPVTGGRVGSPFGFRIDPINGRSALHTGLDFPADPGTPILAAAGGIVVVQEFHPAYGNMVEVDHGNDLITRYAHSSKVLVKKGDIVKRGQKIAEVGSTGRSTGPHLHFEVWVSGVPQDPQRFLAAGESMATANLQTGKTRLR; this is encoded by the coding sequence GTGCACATCATTATCACGGATGCCTGGCTGGCCAAGAGTCGGGCGCTGCATCTGGACAGCCTGAAACTGCTGGCGGCAGGGGTGGTGGCGTCGGTGTTGCTGATGCTGGGGTCCGTGGCCGCCTACCACTGGGTGTTTCTCGAAGGTGTGCGCCAGGGGTGGCCGGGTTTTGGACCGGTGGCCCGGTTGGTCAGCCAGGGTGAAGTGGATTCGAAAGATGTCTACATGCGCGAGAACCTGGACGCCATGGCGCGCAAACTCGGAGAAATGCAGGCGCGCATGCTGCAGATCGAGTCCCTGGGTGAGCGCGTAGCCGGTCTGGCCGGGCTCAATCCGCAGGAGTTCAGAACCCACCAAGGGGCGGGTGGGGCACTGATTTCGGGACGCGATCTGACGCTGGAAGAGTTGACACAGGCGTTGGATCAGCTGGATACGGCCAGTGGTTCGCGGGTCGACTGGCTGACGGTGGTGGAGTCTCGTCTCTTTGATCAGAAAATCCAGCGCACCATGGTGCCGACCGAACAACCGGTGACCGGTGGGCGTGTGGGGTCACCATTCGGTTTTCGCATTGATCCGATCAATGGGCGCTCTGCCTTGCACACCGGACTCGACTTTCCGGCCGACCCTGGAACGCCCATCCTGGCGGCGGCCGGCGGCATCGTGGTGGTGCAGGAATTTCACCCTGCGTACGGCAACATGGTTGAAGTCGATCACGGCAACGATCTGATCACCCGATACGCGCACTCATCAAAGGTGCTCGTGAAGAAGGGGGACATCGTCAAACGCGGGCAGAAGATTGCCGAAGTGGGCTCAACGGGTCGTTCGACCGGTCCTCATCTGCATTTTGAAGTCTGGGTGTCCGGGGTGCCTCAGGATCCCCAGCGGTTCCTTGCCGCAGGCGAGTCCATGGCGACTGCCAACCTGCAGACTGGCAAGACCCGCCTGCGCTGA